In Colletotrichum higginsianum IMI 349063 chromosome 1, whole genome shotgun sequence, one genomic interval encodes:
- a CDS encoding C2 domain containing protein: MSSASRSSWMPGRRLNSNRTSMRPRGASRGNITVVSHDDAYTFALRVAYLNYLLQPRQKRKQYVAAPKPAQRSHTSVTELVGQFVSSGSNSIKLPHGFQKPLEKRLKNVLTGKEPMQGFNDSALKRSFAEAYTAFTDKNFQKSVEKDRKLEPYVLMFYSSATKANQKNAQLTSATDDSWKETADRHMAMFIRLVAQTLRDQGHDRDRPELMSRLHTLENKLLTRDQNLSLDSAGDGGNYIEVVVPLSYDVKDMPLVLTVARIFGRSNSEVQADLEANRQIWTEENAIKDMKNYQQRLASDAPGALRSQDFDLEDAFQEWKRAEAPHLSQIILDILTVKPELAKTSTAGSDKPLPGRPQSTFFGEEQSYSEISKAISSPDGSILNFDSSINFGSLSLDESSQPLDEAVYTFIPNDARAFYKAILKDCMTYDQLHADPAADYEPLSQQSKDLLMELSVYWRLPQFSRLIAFIEVAAKKFLDGEILADDLVVALDTAKSSEAERKKAPHLYQYNVGLLEIDQSRWTVHDFAVYKQTLQSLYDALLRDLYNLMLNCYGPKPPNIGSVMTLLEEHIQSDPAFSAKPEQVQEFAAHLTEGLRRAATDAYNAFVHEKLPNHAAEWEFTHVVELGRAVTKLSNKIQKRYKNLPEVMGVKLWQILVEVMFPSYERDAQHIIERTIAVAKEKEMEINMQDGFDLYKELVEMRCTHHAALPDKPFEFQIEELLVDFVWRWVRNAENVMVEVVDGAISQDSFQVRTDDPNKIPTDAERHSTSVIDIFLMFHQTMEQVYQLEWDSDVHHARFMTALARSYAAGIGQYCEELEKRFAKEMDRPTAQEVAANKTTQEKFMQYAQYARDAWNTKDAPEPFQFYPESFVKLNNIEHAMQELDKLEKAMNVDACAEVLRKAEGVGKQQPRRPNKYVFTIKVVEAEDLKACDPGGFSDPYVVLGDEYQKRLYKTRIVYRNLNPRWDESVDITVSSPLNIIATIWDYDTFGDHDFVGRTSLKVDPIHFSDYLPREYWLDLDTQGRLLLRVSMEGERDDIQFYFGKAFRHLKRTERDMVRKITDKLRAQISATISHETLRTLVRSGGIGSQVAGLWKKRASTMPIVTTASDIEGALQPLFHYFDQNFAIMKQTLTDATMLAVMTRLWKEVLQAIESLLVPPLSEKPSSQRPLSQKELDIVYQWLNLLFEFFNAKDDAGVQLGVPQDVLKSPKWHELAALNFFYFEQTDNLIRESERMAAANAQRATQMLLQEKHENRLSAPATFGPTFSGGPGAFASMGTIRRGKSIMMSRNLGTMRKAKEEKRKEAQADPSDDMILRILRMRPEAANYLRERHRQKERQAAAAAAALIVKNSVNQGWNTGGASAYRANNLPRR; this comes from the exons ATGTCGTCCGCGTCTAGAAGCTCGTGGATGCCGGGCCGTCGCCTGAACAGCAACCGGACTAGTATGAGACCACGAGGAGCATCCAGGGGCAACATCACTGTCGTCAGCCACGACGATGCTTATACCTTTGCCCTGCGTGTCGCCTACCTCAACTATCTCCTCCAGCCGAGACAAAAGCGAAAGCAGTATGTTGCCGCGCCGAAGCCCGCCCAGAGATCGCACACCAGCGTCACCGAATTGGTCGGCCAATTTGTATCCTCGGGCTCCAACAGCATCAAGCTGCCCCATGGCTTCCAGAAGCCACTGGAAAAGAGACTCAAGAACGTCCTGACTGGCAAGGAGCCCATGCAAGGCTTCAACGATTCGGCTCTCAAGCGAAGCTTTGCCGAGGCATACACGGCATTCACAGATAAAAATTTCCAAAAGTCGGTCGAGAAGGATCGCAAGCTGGAGCCTTACGTCCTCATGTTTTACTCGTCTGCCACAAAGGCCAACCAGAAGAACGCCCAGCTGACATCAGCGACGGATGATTCATGGAAGGAAACGGCCGACAGACATATGGCTATGTTCATCAGGCTAGTGGCGCAGACTCTGCGAGATCAGGGGCACGACAGAGACAGGCCTGAGCTGATGAGCCGGCTGCACACGTTGGAGAACAAGCTACTCACTAGGGACCAGAACCTGTCCCTGGATTCTGCTGGGGATGGAGGTAATTACATTGAGGTCGTCGTTCCCCTGAGCTACGATGTGAAGGACATGCCGCTGGTTCTAACCGTGGCACGCATATTCGGTCGGTCCAACTCCGAGGTGCAGGCTGATCTCGAGGCCAACCGTCAAATCTGGACCGAAGAAAATGCCATCAAGGACATGAAGAACTACCAACAAAGGCTAGCCTCGGACGCCCCTGGCGCTTTGAGGAGCCAGGatttcgacctcgaggacgccTTTCAAGAGTGGAAGAGGGCCGAGGCCCCACATCTTTCTCAAATCATCCTCGACATATTGACTGTCAAACCGGAGCTGGCCAAAACGTCGACGGCCGGATCGGATAAGCCGCTTCCAGGCCGCCCTCAATCCACATTCTTTGGGGAAGAGCAGTCGTATTCCGAAATCAGCAAAGCAATCTCGAGTCCAGACGGTTCCATTCTGAACTTTGATAGTTCCATCAATTTCGGTTCTTTATCTCTCGATGAATCGAGTCAGCCCCTCGACGAAGCTGTTTATACATTTATCCCCAACGATGCAAGAGCTTTTTACAAGGCTATCCTGAAGGATTGCATGACATATGATCAGCTACATGCGGATCCGGCGGCCGATTACGAGCCGCTCTCGCAACAGTCCAAGGATCTACTCATGGAGCTGAGCGTCTACTGGCGTCTGCCTCAGTTCTCGAGACTTATTGCCTTCATTGAGGTGGCTGCCAAGAAGTTTCTTGACGGTGAGATCTTGGCCGATGATCTCGTAGTGGCTCTGGACACCGCAAAGTCCTCGGAggcggagaggaagaaagcGCCACACCTGTACCAATACAATGTTGGTCTGCTCGAGATCGATCAAAGCCGCTGGACAGTTCACGACTTTGCTGTATACAAGCAGACCCTGCAGAGTCTTTACGATGCCTTGCTACGAGATCTTTACAATCTGATGCTCAACTGCTACGGCCCCAAACCGCCAAACATCGGGTCGGTCATGACTCTTTTGGAGGAGCATATCCAATCAGACCCTGCATTTTCCGCCAAGCCCGAGCAGGTTCAGGAGTTCGCTGCACATCTCACTGAGGGTTTGAGACGTGCTGCGACCGACGCCTACAATGCCTTTGTGCACGAAAAACTTCCTAACCATGCCGCAGAATGGGAATTCAcccacgtcgtcgagctcggaCGAGCCGTCACCAAGCTTTCGAACAAGATCCAGAAGCGCTATAAAAACCTTCCCGAGGTCATGGGTGTCAAGCTCTGGCAGATTCTAGTAGAGGTCATGTTTCCCAGCTACGAACGGGACGCCCAGCACATCATTGAGCGGACGATTGCGGTCGCTAAGGAGAAGGAAATGGAAATCAACATGCAGGACGGCTTTGACCTTTACAAAGAGTTGGTCGAAATGCGGTGTACGCACCATGCCGCGTTGCCCGACAAGCCTTTCGAGTTTCAGATCGAGGAGCTGCTTGTTGACTTTGTTTGGCGATGGGTTCGCAACGCTGAGAACGTCATGGTGGAAGTGGTCGATGGCGCCATCAGTCAAGATTCATTCCAAGTTCGTACTGATGACCCCAACAAGATACCTACGGATGCCGAACGACACAGCACCTCCGTCATCGATATATTCTTGATGTTCCACCAGACCATGGAGCAGGTATATCAGCTAGAGTGGGACAGTGACGTTCACCACGCTAGATTCATGACGGCCCTGGCACGTTCCTACGCAGCTGGTATCGGACAGTACTGCGAAGAGCTCGAAAAGCGTTTTGCAAAGGAAATGGATCGGCCCACGGCGCAAGAGGTTGCCGCGAACAAGACGACTCAAGAAAAGTTCATGCAGTACGCTCAATATGCCCGGGACGCTTGGAACACGAAGGATGCCCCCGAGCCCTTCCAGTTCTATCCTGAA TCCTTTGTCAAGCTCAACAATATCGAGCATGCCATGCAGGAACTCGACAAATTAGAGAAGGCCATGAACGTCGATGCGTGTGCTGAGGTTTTGCGAAAAGCCGAAGGCGTCGGGAAGCAGCAACCCAGACGACCTAACAAGTATGTTTTCACGATCAAGGTTGTGGAGGCCGAAGATCTGAAAGCCTGCGATCCTGGTGGTTTCAGCGACCCTTATGTGGTTCTAGGTGATGAATATCAAAAGCGTCTTTACAAGACACGCATTGTGTATAGGAACCTGAACCCCCGCTGGGACGAGTCCGTCGACATAACAGTCTCGAGCCCCCTCAACATCATCGCCACCATTTGGGACTACGACACCTTTGGCGATCATGACTTTGTCGGCCGTACATCGCTCAAGGTTGATCCCATTCACTTTAGTGACTATTTGCCCCGAGAATACTGGCTCGACTTGGATACGCAGGGTAGACTTTTGCTGCGCGTGAGCATGGAAGGTGAGCGAGACGACATTCAGTTCTACTTCGGGAAGGCGTTCCGACACCTGAAGagaacagagagagacatgGTCCGCAAGATTACGGATAAG CTCCGGGCTCAGATCAGCGCTACGATTTCTCACGAAACCCTGCGAACCTTAGTCAGGAGTGGTGGCATAGGTTCTCAAGTGGCCGGCCTGTGGAAGAAAAGAGCTTCTACGATGCCCATTGTCACGACTGCGAGCGACATCGAAGGGGCACTGCAGCCGCTATTCCACTACTTTGATCAGAATTTCGCCATTATGAAGCAAACTCTGACAGACGCCACGATGCTAGCAGTAATGACACGTTTGTGGAAGGAGGTCCTCCAGGCGATTGAGAGCCTGTTGGTGCCGCCCCTGTCCGAGAAACCATCTTCGCAAAGGCCCCTGTCCCAAAAGGAGCTCGATATTGTCTACCAATGGTTGAACTTGCTCTTCGAGTTCTTCAACGCCAAGGACGACGCTGGGGTGCAGTTGGGTGTGCCACAAGACGTTCTGAAGTCTCCCAAGTGGCATGAGCTGGCAGCTCTGAACTTCTTCTATTTTGAGCAGACGGACAACTTAATCCGGGAATCGGAGCGCATGGCAGCTGCCAACGCCCAGCGCGCGACCCAGATGCTGCTTCAGGAGAAGCACGAAAACCGTCTCTCGGCCCCCGCCACCTTTGGTCCGACCTTTAGCGGCGGGCCGGGTGCTTTTGCCAGCATGGGCACTATCCGACGCGGCAAAAGCATCATGATGAGCCGGAACCTGGGCACGATGaggaaggccaaggaggagaagcgcaAAGAGGCGCAGGCGGATCCTAGCGATGATATGATCCTCCGTATCCTCCGCATGAGGCCCGAGGCGGCCAACTACCTCCGAGAGAGACACCGTCAAAAGGAGCGGcaggccgctgccgcagcTGCAGCACTCATTGTCAAAAACAGCGTCAACCAGGGGTGGAACACGGGGGGCGCGTCTGCGTACCGGGCTAACAACTTGCCCAGGCGGTGA